Proteins from a genomic interval of Zingiber officinale cultivar Zhangliang chromosome 1B, Zo_v1.1, whole genome shotgun sequence:
- the LOC121989645 gene encoding probable disease resistance protein At1g58390 isoform X4 translates to MKDIKRQLFDISSTDRVVLSVVGPGGLGKTTLANKIYRSADVKNYFHCKAWVFVSQKYEVKELLCSIVKQVFDFKDGQEKGMEELEMKEKLSEHLRDRRYLVVMDDIWQVAAWNAIKAAFPKESAGSRVLLTTRKMNVANVADVPPHKLKFWNAEESWNLFCRKAFRTACCPPEFERFKEDIFRKSKGLPLAIVVLGGLLRGTSQATDWRKKLDYISYEFREGEDQIQSILALSYHDLPHHLKPCFLYFAAFPEDYIIAAERITHLWIAEGFIQTKDKVDQTMEDLAEAYLNDLTDRSMLQMERKGGISIQFVRIHDLLLDLARHEARELNFYRSINDRGDDPRALRRLCVTENVNDHVSLNCSTIKLRSLVVCRNEGFQRTLAVTISGAKFLRVLDLIKLPIEQLPKEIGDLILLRYLDLSGSKLKELPSSIGNLIHLQTFNIQFTEIQHLPDAFWKIRTLRHVLLNKGNMSMPNSTFCSEDIQTLGNISSGPWVCDGALEKLRNLRRLHLRNMSSSDEDAFANAVQNLSRLEMLALIGESLPVSLLTSSCYHHIQIMDLAGPLVRPARIHIEAENSRIFSNLISLAIVKTRLEKDEDIALLASLANLEHLLVCLDAFVGRVLVFPKGGFPRLQEIILGDLNTLEQWEVGEGAMPLLRELKLWYCINLRMLPEGLVRLTELKQIEIRGMEMIEKRVNKDTGEDYHKIKHVPCIEIN, encoded by the coding sequence ATGAAAGACATCAAAAGGCAACTGTTTGACATTAGTTCAACAGATCGCGTTGTCCTTTCGGTTGTTGGTCCTGGTGGTTTGGGCAAAACAACGCTGGCAAATAAGATCTACAGGAGTGCAGATGTCAAAAACTATTTCCACTGCAAGGCATGGGTATTCGTGTCACAGAAGTATGAGGTCAAAGAACTCTTGTGCAGCATTGTGAAGCAAGTGTTCGACTTCAAGGATGGGCAAGAAAAAGGAATGGAAGAACTAGAGATGAAGGAAAAGTTGTCGGAGCACTTGCGCGACAGAAGGTATCTAGTCGTGATGGATGATATTTGGCAGGTGGCAGCTTGGAACGCCATTAAAGCAGCTTTCCCAAAAGAATCGGCAGGATCCAGAGTGTTGCTGACCACGCGCAAGATGAACGTTGCGAACGTTGCAGATGTTCCTCCACACAAGCTGAAATTTTGGAATGCCGAAGAGAGCTGGAATTTGTTCTGCAGGAAAGCTTTCCGCACAGCATGCTGTCCGCCAGAGTTTGAGCGATTCAAGGAAGATATCTTCAGAAAATCTAAAGGGCTGCCTCTTGCCATTGTGGTACTCGGAGGACTTTTGAGAGGTACAAGTCAAGCTACTGACTGGAGGAAAAAGCTGGATTATATTTCTTATGAATTCAGAGAAGGAGAAGACCAAATCCAAAGTATATTAGCTCTCAGTTACCATGATCTTCCGCATCATTTGAAGCCTTGCTTCCTTTATTTTGCAGCCTTTCCTGAGGACTATATCATTGCTGCGGAGAGGATAACACATTTATGGATAGCTGAGGGTTTCATACAAACGAAGGACAAAGTGGATCAAACAATGGAGGACCTCGCGGAGGCATATTTGAATGATTTGACCGACAGGTCCATGTTACAAATGGAAAGAAAGGGTGGGATTTCTATACAGTTTGTTCGCATTCATGATCTTCTTCTTGATCTAGCACGTCATGAAGCTCGTGAGCTTAACTTCTACAGGTCCATTAATGACAGAGGTGACGATCCAAGAGCTTTACGGCGTCTCTGTGTCACCGAAAATGTCAACGACCATGTCTCGTTGAACTGTTCTACCATTAAACTACGGTCACTTGTAGTTTGTCGGAATGAAGGTTTTCAGAGAACTCTGGCAGTTACCATCTCCGGAGCGAAGTTCCTCAGGGTCTTGGATTTGATAAAACTACCCATTGAACAGTTACCAAAGGAGATTGGGGACTTGATCCTCTTAAGGTATCTAGATTTGAGCGGATCAAAACTGAAGGAGCTGCCTTCATCCATTGGAAATCTCATCCACTTGCAGACTTTCAATATACAATTTACTGAGATTCAACATTTGCCGGATGCATTTTGGAAAATCCGAACACTGAGACATGTATTACTCAATAAGGGGAATATGAGCATGCCTAATTCGACATTCTGCTCGGAAGACATTCAGACACTTGGGAATATTTCGAGTGGTCCATGGGTATGTGATGGTGCACTGGAGAAGCTGAGAAATCTTCGAAGATTGCATTTGAGAAACATGTCAAGCTCTGATGAGGATGCTTTTGCCAATGCAGTCCAGAACCTTTCCCGGCTCGAGATGTTGGCATTGATTGGAGAATCCTTGCCGGTGAGCCTCCTAACTTCATCTTGCTACCATCATATTCAGATTATGGATTTGGCAGGACCATTGGTAAGACCTGCAAGGATTCACATAGAGGCAGAAAATTCCAGGATATTTTCCAACCTGATCTCTCTTGCTATTGTGAAAACAAGGTTGGAAAAGGATGAAGATATTGCATTGCTCGCATCTCTAGCAAACCTGGAGCATCTTCTTGTGTGTCTTGATGCATTTGTAGGAAGAGTTTTGGTGTTTCCAAAGGGAGGTTTTCCTCGTCTCCAAGAGATCATACTGGGTGATTTGAACACCTTGGAGCAGTGGGAAGTGGGAGAGGGAGCAATGCCTCTCCTTCGGGAACTAAAACTTTGGTACTGCATAAATTTGAGAATGCTACCAGAGGGACTTGTAAGATTGACTGAGCTCAAACAAATTGAAATAAGGGGAATGGAAATGATAGAGAAAAGGGTCAACAAGGATACTGGAGAAGATTATCACAAGATCAAGCATGTTCCTTGCATTGAAATAAATTGA
- the LOC121989668 gene encoding uncharacterized protein LOC121989668, protein MTVKKTRRVAEEPSPSPSYRDDARKRFRFQSLSQDYTEFLEETEEKKRRLLEARLRKRKLLAEVRFLRRKLDTSLANPYQQVRLKEPSSKTPVIKPPTEKKPRVSEAARASNSSMDNLYANASQYQFKKRSQKKPTKSVCVAQSSGVFIPREAPPQNMMTMEAANASTSATLDANEVSFKNGEELNKFQLEQYHIQMERLNRVPMIGGSNDMLAICRDLGNNSKKTGKRKLSWRDPLVLKA, encoded by the exons ATGACGGTGAAGAAGACGAGGAGGGTTGCCGAAGAGCCCTCGCCATCCCCTTCGTATAGAGATGATGCCAGGAAAAGATTCAGATTCCAATCGCTCTCGCAAGATTATACGGAGTTTCTTGAG GAAActgaagaaaagaagaggagatTGCTGGAGGCAAGACTAAGGAAACGTAAACTCTTGGCTGAAGTCCG ATTTTTGAGAAGAAAACTTGATACCTCACTTGCAAACCCGTATCAGCAAGTTAGATTGAAGGAACCATCAAGTAAAACTCCAGTGATCAAACCTCCTACAGAAAAGAAACCCAGAGTATCTGAAGCTGCACGTGCAAGTAACTCCAGTATGGATAACTTGTATGCAAATGCATCTCAGTATCAGTTTAAAAAGAGGTCTCAGAAAAAGCCAACCAAATCTGTCTGTGTTGCACAATCTTCGGGTGTGTTCATCCCAAGGGAAGCCCCCCCTCAAAACATGATGACAATGGAAGCTGCAAATGCTAGCACTTCCGCAACTCTAGATGCGAATGAAGTATCGTTTAAG AATGGGGAGGAACTGAACAAGTTTCAGTTGGAGCAGTATCACATACAAATGGAGAGACTCAATAGAGTGCCTATGATTGGAGGCTCAAATGATATGTTAGCGATTTGTAGAGATCTTGGAAACAACTCAAAGAAGACCGGTAAGAGAAAACTCTCATGGCGAGACCCACTGGTGTTGAAGGCTTGA
- the LOC121989684 gene encoding tetraspanin-8-like, which produces MFRLSNNLIGVLNFITFLLSVPILGGGIWLATRGGVTDCEKFLQTPLIVIGVFLMLVSLAGLVGACCRNSLLLWIYLFVMFVLIILLFCFTIFTFVVTNKGAGEVVSGRGYKEYRLGDYSHWLQKRVENSKNWARIRACLSDGKVCQSLQESNQNFQQFISDNLSPIESGCCKPPSECNFDYQSATVWNPPSTGNTSTNPDCGAWSNNQSDLCYDCQSCKAGVIANIKDKWKKIAILNIIILIFLIVVYSIGCCAFRNNRQDNGAFGWKGGYA; this is translated from the exons ATGTTTCGATTGAGCAATAATCTCATCGGGGTGCTCAACTTCATCACCTTCCTGCTCTCCGTGCCTATCCTGGGCGGCGGGATATGGCTGGCCACCCGCGGCGGCGTCACTGACTGCGAGAAGTTTTTGCAGACCCCTCTGATTGTGATCGGAGTCTTCCTCATGCTCGTCTCCCTCGCCGGTCTCGTCGGCGCCTGCTGCAGAAACTCGCTTCTGCTCTGGATCTACCTATTCGTTATGTTCGTGCTTATCATTCTCCTCTTTTGCTTCACTATCTTTACCTTTGTCGTCACCAACAAGGGCGCTGGCGAGGTCGTCTCCGGTCGGGGATACAAGGAGTACCGCCTCGGCGATTACTCCCACTGGCTGCAGAAGCGGGTGGAGAACTCGAAGAACTGGGCCAGGATCCGCGCTTGCCTGTCCGATGGTAAGGTCTGCCAGAGCCTTCAGGAAAGTAACCAGAACTTCCAGCAATTTATTAGCGACAACCTCTCGCCCATCGAG TCTGGATGCTGCAAGCCTCCTTCTGAATGCAACTTTGATTACCAAAGTGCAACTGTGTGGAATCCTCCTTCAACTGGCAACACTTCAACCAACCCCGACTGCGGAGCCTGGAGCAACAATCAGTCCGATCTCTGCTACGACTGCCAATCTTGCAAAGCCGGTGTCATTGCCAACATCAAGGACAAGTGGAAGAAGATTGCCATCCTCAACATCATCATCCTTATATTCCTCATCGTCGTCTACTCTATTGGTTGCTGCGCATTCCGGAACAACAGGCAGGACAACGGTGCATTTGGGTGGAAAGGAGGATATGCATAA
- the LOC122044691 gene encoding zinc finger protein 4-like, with product MESGEENCCENLSLELCLQPSRPFVFTCNYCDRKFTTSQALGGHQNKHKVERKRLREQLQSGRHDSAAGNRTVEAKESSMAARTTAWWGSHLYSSDTGVDDAAAGEIIDLSLKL from the coding sequence ATGGAGTCAGGGGAAGAGAATTGCTGCGAGAACCTGAGCCTGGAACTGTGTCTCCAGCCGTCACGGCCCTTCGTCTTCACCTGCAACTACTGCGACCGCAAGTTCACCACCTCGCAGGCGCTCGGCGGCCACCAGAACAAGCACAAGGTGGAAAGAAAGCGCCTCCGGGAACAGTTGCAGAGCGGCCGGCATGATTCGGCTGCAGGTAATCGCACGGTGGAAGCGAAGGAGAGCAGCATGGCGGCAAGGACGACGGCGTGGTGGGGATCGCATCTCTACTCCTCCGACACCGGAGTCGATGATGCTGCCGCCGGAGAAATCATTGACTTGTCGCTTAAGCTATAG